The following are from one region of the Rosistilla carotiformis genome:
- a CDS encoding helix-turn-helix domain-containing protein has protein sequence MANKFIPLEEAAQLLGIPTEKLVEMRSSGDVRAFKDGASWKFPKDEIDRLLADGLEGDSGIYSGFGISDDDEGSAILVAEQGAGSGSRIIGGDLNDDSDLEIGGESDEQGSDVALVARSSSKSSSDSDVEIIANELKLDSDDLVTDAGGEHEGLDSFEESAADKISLSLADDSLGELELATSGHSPVDDDDVDLSIDLSLAGDSPSDGGEIDLSLAEDAASDGGEIDLSLSEPATGDSDLDLTFEQDYDAVAGSGLGDSAIHPPKISLAADSDVDDPMGELGLMEDSDEEIDLTDSPAIRGAKPQSKHDVLSELDLLGVDQGGSGSLISGDSEPSLLGDLNMESALSDISDIDDALNDDDDLVISDDDDDLVLGGAGSDISVVGDSGINLMSPSDSGLSLESEPLDLAGSSISALDLGGDGSGVTPGSGPGSSGRSAGGSGSLVDFKADEEFQLSPSGIGLEADDDSASQVIEIEESDAFGSAMDLGDAGFVDPSTGDGRGWAERNELLADDAQGIDEAGLVADGVEEELIVSNAPLPKSVVAPGYEVPFSIWNVSALAGILLMMSVGGMMTTDLVRNLWTYSETTSPISSLTETILSALGMNG, from the coding sequence ATGGCAAACAAATTCATCCCCCTCGAAGAAGCTGCACAGCTGTTGGGCATTCCAACTGAAAAGCTGGTTGAAATGCGTTCCAGTGGCGATGTCCGTGCCTTTAAGGATGGCGCCAGTTGGAAGTTCCCCAAGGATGAAATCGACCGTTTGTTGGCCGATGGACTCGAAGGCGATTCGGGGATCTACTCCGGCTTTGGCATCAGCGATGATGACGAAGGCTCCGCAATCCTGGTGGCCGAACAAGGGGCTGGATCGGGCAGCCGGATCATCGGCGGCGATCTCAACGACGACAGCGATTTGGAAATCGGAGGGGAATCCGACGAACAGGGAAGCGATGTGGCATTGGTTGCCCGATCTTCGTCGAAGTCGAGCAGCGACAGCGACGTGGAAATCATCGCCAACGAATTGAAGCTCGATAGCGATGATCTGGTCACCGATGCGGGAGGCGAGCACGAAGGCTTGGATTCGTTCGAGGAAAGTGCCGCGGACAAGATCAGCCTCAGCCTGGCCGACGATTCGCTGGGCGAATTGGAATTGGCTACCTCGGGGCATTCGCCCGTCGACGACGACGATGTCGACCTGAGTATCGATCTGAGCCTTGCTGGGGACAGCCCTTCGGACGGCGGAGAAATCGATCTCAGCCTGGCCGAAGATGCGGCCAGCGATGGGGGCGAAATCGATCTTTCGCTCTCCGAACCCGCGACCGGTGACAGCGATCTGGATCTCACCTTCGAACAGGACTACGACGCCGTAGCGGGGTCGGGATTGGGAGATAGCGCGATCCATCCCCCCAAGATTTCGCTGGCAGCCGACAGCGATGTCGACGACCCGATGGGCGAATTGGGGCTGATGGAAGACAGCGACGAAGAGATCGACCTGACCGATTCGCCAGCCATTCGCGGAGCGAAGCCGCAATCGAAACACGACGTCCTTTCTGAACTCGACCTTCTGGGCGTTGACCAAGGGGGATCGGGCAGCTTGATCAGCGGCGACAGCGAACCTTCGCTGCTGGGCGATTTGAACATGGAATCGGCCCTTTCGGACATCTCCGATATCGATGATGCCCTGAACGACGACGACGATCTGGTCATTTCAGACGATGACGACGACCTCGTTCTTGGCGGAGCGGGGAGCGACATTTCGGTCGTCGGCGACAGTGGTATCAATCTGATGAGCCCATCGGACAGCGGACTGTCGCTGGAGAGCGAACCGTTGGATTTGGCAGGATCCAGCATTTCTGCATTGGATCTCGGCGGTGACGGCAGCGGCGTGACACCTGGTTCGGGACCCGGCAGCAGCGGCCGTTCGGCTGGCGGCAGCGGATCGCTTGTCGATTTTAAAGCGGACGAAGAGTTTCAGCTGTCTCCGTCGGGAATCGGTCTGGAAGCCGATGATGACAGCGCGTCGCAAGTCATCGAGATCGAAGAATCGGACGCGTTTGGTAGCGCCATGGATCTTGGCGATGCAGGCTTTGTCGACCCCAGCACCGGCGACGGCCGCGGGTGGGCCGAGCGGAACGAATTGCTAGCTGACGACGCGCAAGGGATCGACGAAGCGGGCTTGGTTGCCGATGGCGTGGAAGAGGAGTTGATCGTTTCCAACGCCCCTCTGCCGAAATCGGTGGTAGCGCCAGGTTACGAGGTCCCCTTTTCCATCTGGAACGTATCGGCCCTGGCAGGCATTCTGTTGATGATGAGCGTCGGGGGGATGATGACCACCGATTTGGTCCGCAATCTCTGGACTTACAGCGAAACGACCAGCCCGATCAGCTCGTTGACCGAAACGATCTTGAGTGCATTGGGCATGAACGGCTAA
- a CDS encoding YqjF family protein, whose product MKFLTAHWKHLLLANYNVQAALLEPFVPKGTQIDAFEGQIYVSLVAFMFEETRLAGIPIPFHRHFEEVNLRFYVSPKKDPSIRAVTFIKELVPRRIIPLIANNLFHETYAAVPMDHGNDPKRHWYSWQNASHNRFAANIDSELVLPPAGSLGEFITEHYWGYSQGPRRTLQYEVRHPQWRCCQIEDFEIDVDFAATYGEAFAFLNTQTPANVQYAEGSAVSVSFPSQL is encoded by the coding sequence ATGAAGTTCCTGACGGCTCATTGGAAGCATCTTCTGCTTGCCAACTACAATGTGCAGGCCGCCCTCCTGGAACCGTTTGTTCCGAAGGGAACGCAAATCGACGCGTTCGAGGGTCAGATCTACGTCAGCCTTGTCGCCTTCATGTTTGAAGAGACGCGTCTTGCTGGCATCCCGATTCCATTTCATCGGCATTTCGAAGAGGTGAATCTGCGGTTCTACGTCTCCCCAAAAAAAGATCCGTCGATTCGAGCTGTCACGTTCATCAAAGAGCTCGTTCCCAGACGGATCATTCCGTTGATCGCAAACAACCTCTTCCATGAGACCTACGCCGCTGTGCCAATGGACCACGGCAACGACCCCAAACGTCATTGGTACTCGTGGCAAAACGCGTCGCACAACCGGTTCGCTGCGAACATCGATTCCGAACTGGTTCTTCCCCCCGCCGGCTCGCTTGGCGAATTCATCACCGAACACTACTGGGGCTACTCCCAAGGTCCTCGGCGAACGCTGCAATACGAGGTCCGGCATCCTCAGTGGCGATGCTGTCAGATCGAAGATTTTGAAATCGACGTCGACTTTGCAGCGACCTACGGCGAGGCGTTTGCGTTCCTCAACACGCAGACGCCGGCCAACGTCCAATACGCCGAAGGCTCCGCCGTTTCGGTCTCCTTCCCAAGCCAGCTTTGA
- a CDS encoding sigma-70 family RNA polymerase sigma factor, whose amino-acid sequence MDIPAEPAPDAPLRPADWVDEHGDYLFRYAISRLRSAEAAEEVVQQTFLAGLEHVQQFSGKGTERGWLTGILKRKVIDLIRVRQRTENLIAEDGGDPIDQMFDRSGHWKRSLGSTLMQPLDSLEREEFWPILRQCLHGLPTNQADAFTLREMDDMGTEEICKELAITPSNLWVLLHRARIRLAQCMKTRWNQDRDQPAPA is encoded by the coding sequence ATGGACATTCCTGCAGAGCCTGCCCCCGATGCACCGCTCCGCCCCGCAGACTGGGTCGACGAACATGGCGATTATTTGTTTCGATACGCCATCTCGCGGTTGCGCAGCGCCGAAGCGGCGGAAGAGGTAGTGCAGCAGACGTTCCTGGCAGGCTTGGAGCATGTGCAACAATTCTCCGGCAAAGGGACCGAACGGGGCTGGTTGACCGGCATCTTAAAACGCAAGGTCATCGATCTAATTCGCGTTCGCCAGCGGACCGAAAACTTGATCGCAGAGGACGGAGGGGACCCCATCGACCAAATGTTCGATCGCAGCGGGCACTGGAAGCGAAGCCTTGGATCGACCCTGATGCAACCACTCGATTCGCTCGAACGGGAGGAATTTTGGCCAATCTTGCGGCAATGCCTCCACGGTTTGCCAACGAACCAAGCCGATGCGTTTACATTGCGGGAAATGGACGACATGGGAACCGAAGAAATCTGTAAGGAACTTGCGATCACTCCGTCAAACCTCTGGGTCCTGCTTCACCGGGCACGGATTCGTCTGGCGCAGTGCATGAAAACTCGCTGGAACCAAGACCGGGACCAACCCGCCCCCGCATAA
- a CDS encoding neutral/alkaline non-lysosomal ceramidase N-terminal domain-containing protein, which translates to MLRLAPFCLLLIAAAIAPLNASAAEKPAFRAGAAMADITPPLGELVVGNWVPIPAQHIHDPLHAKCLILDDGKNRIGFVVCDNVGISREIWDEAREQVDQAGAIAGENLLMSATHTHSATRATSEKYRPILVAGIVKAVAEAIENLEPAKIGWGSGEEPSEVFNRRWHIGDEKQRRNPFGGVDMVRMNPPSGHPTLIKPAGPVDPEISFISVQSIDGRPISLLANYSLHYVGGVGKGEVSADYFGVFSERIGELLKATDSDKPFVGILTNGTSGDVNNINFRDRGRPYKPYEKMTEVAHKVADKVIDAHAKIEFQEWVPLSVAHRDLTLKVRKPDAAMQEYFASIEALPEGAEVYHRHQKTYAGRVKRLLEGPDQWDVLLQAVRIGDLAIAAIPFEVFTQIGLDIKQKAPYGDAFTIELANGGYGYLPTPAQHKLGGYETWMGTNRVQLDASDRITETLLELMQDLK; encoded by the coding sequence ATGTTGCGTCTTGCTCCGTTTTGCCTGCTGTTGATCGCCGCCGCGATCGCCCCACTGAATGCCTCCGCCGCGGAAAAGCCAGCGTTTCGCGCCGGTGCTGCGATGGCCGATATCACGCCGCCCCTTGGCGAACTGGTTGTCGGCAACTGGGTTCCGATTCCCGCTCAACACATCCACGACCCGCTGCATGCGAAGTGTTTGATCCTGGACGACGGCAAGAACCGGATCGGTTTTGTCGTCTGCGATAACGTTGGGATTTCGCGCGAGATCTGGGACGAAGCGCGCGAGCAGGTCGATCAAGCCGGCGCGATCGCCGGTGAAAATCTGTTGATGTCTGCAACACACACACACAGCGCCACGCGAGCGACTTCGGAAAAATACCGCCCGATTCTGGTTGCCGGAATCGTTAAAGCGGTCGCCGAAGCGATCGAGAATCTCGAACCTGCAAAGATCGGCTGGGGTTCGGGAGAGGAGCCGTCGGAGGTATTCAACCGCCGCTGGCACATCGGCGATGAAAAGCAGCGTCGCAATCCGTTTGGCGGCGTCGATATGGTTCGCATGAATCCACCCAGCGGTCACCCGACCTTGATCAAACCGGCGGGCCCCGTCGATCCCGAGATCTCGTTCATCAGCGTTCAATCGATCGATGGCCGCCCGATTTCGCTGTTGGCCAATTATTCGTTGCACTACGTCGGCGGCGTGGGCAAAGGAGAGGTCTCGGCCGATTACTTTGGCGTCTTTTCGGAGCGGATCGGCGAGCTATTAAAAGCAACCGACAGCGACAAGCCTTTTGTTGGGATCCTGACCAACGGCACCAGTGGCGATGTCAACAACATCAACTTCCGCGACCGCGGCCGTCCCTACAAGCCATACGAAAAGATGACCGAGGTCGCGCACAAAGTAGCCGACAAGGTGATCGACGCGCACGCCAAGATCGAATTCCAGGAATGGGTGCCGTTGAGCGTTGCTCACCGCGACCTGACGCTGAAGGTCCGAAAACCGGACGCCGCGATGCAGGAGTACTTTGCGTCGATCGAAGCGCTGCCCGAGGGGGCTGAAGTGTACCACCGACACCAGAAGACTTACGCCGGCCGCGTCAAGCGACTGCTGGAAGGTCCCGACCAATGGGATGTTTTGTTGCAAGCGGTGCGGATCGGCGACCTGGCGATCGCCGCGATCCCGTTTGAAGTCTTCACGCAGATCGGACTGGACATCAAACAGAAGGCTCCATATGGCGACGCCTTCACGATCGAACTGGCCAACGGCGGCTATGGTTACCTGCCCACACCGGCTCAACACAAACTGGGCGGCTACGAGACCTGGATGGGAACCAACCGCGTTCAACTGGACGCATCGGACCGAATCACCGAGACCCTGCTAGAATTGATGCAGGATTTAAAATAG
- the msrA gene encoding peptide-methionine (S)-S-oxide reductase MsrA, whose translation MTRQRTFLFLIPLLAIAGFSVWLIAGDRNSSSSKQLNIPANAKIETAIFAGGCFWCMEPPFEKQAGVIAAESGYTGGHKKNPTYEEVSHTDTGHVEAVRVTFDANQIAYSDLLEIFWRNIDPTDRYGQFVDQGSSYTSAIFVANDAQREQATASKQQLAESGRFEKEIVTPIQDASTFYLAEDYHQDYYKKNPLRYSFYRRMSGRDEFIDAAWGDDRNYHPKTKAAAAASTDSADAGSRYSRPSETVLRDKLTDLQYRVTQQDATEPPFKNTYWDNKQAGIYVDFVSGEPLFSSKDKFKSGTGWPSFTRPLVRDNVVEHTDYKLILPRTEVRSKHGNSHLGHVFSDGPEPNGLRYCLNSAALRFIPADELEGQGYAEFAESP comes from the coding sequence ATGACCAGGCAACGCACGTTTCTCTTTTTGATTCCATTGCTCGCGATCGCAGGGTTTTCGGTTTGGTTGATCGCCGGCGACCGGAACTCCAGTTCCAGCAAACAGCTCAACATCCCCGCCAACGCAAAAATCGAAACCGCTATATTCGCTGGCGGCTGCTTTTGGTGTATGGAGCCCCCCTTCGAGAAGCAAGCCGGCGTGATCGCCGCTGAATCGGGCTACACTGGCGGCCATAAGAAGAACCCCACGTACGAAGAGGTTTCGCATACCGACACCGGACATGTCGAAGCGGTCCGCGTGACGTTCGATGCAAACCAAATCGCCTACTCGGACCTGCTGGAGATCTTCTGGCGGAACATCGACCCGACCGATCGCTACGGCCAGTTTGTCGATCAAGGTAGCTCCTACACGTCGGCGATCTTCGTCGCCAACGACGCGCAACGCGAACAAGCGACCGCCTCGAAACAACAGCTCGCCGAATCGGGACGCTTCGAGAAAGAAATCGTCACGCCGATCCAAGACGCTTCGACTTTTTACCTGGCCGAAGACTATCACCAAGACTACTACAAGAAAAATCCGTTGCGATACAGCTTCTACCGACGCATGTCGGGACGCGACGAGTTCATCGATGCGGCCTGGGGAGACGACCGCAACTACCACCCCAAAACAAAAGCCGCCGCTGCAGCGAGCACCGATTCGGCAGACGCCGGCAGCCGGTATTCTCGCCCCAGCGAAACGGTGCTGCGCGACAAGCTGACCGATTTGCAGTACCGCGTCACGCAACAGGACGCCACCGAACCGCCTTTCAAGAACACTTACTGGGACAACAAACAGGCGGGGATCTATGTCGACTTCGTCTCCGGCGAGCCATTGTTCAGTTCCAAGGACAAGTTCAAATCGGGGACCGGTTGGCCTTCGTTCACTCGCCCGCTGGTCCGCGATAACGTCGTCGAACACACCGATTACAAGCTGATCCTGCCGCGCACCGAGGTCCGCTCCAAACACGGCAATTCGCACCTGGGACATGTTTTCAGCGACGGCCCCGAACCGAACGGGCTGCGGTACTGCCTGAACTCCGCCGCCCTCCGCTTCATTCCTGCCGATGAACTCGAGGGCCAAGGCTACGCCGAGTTTGCGGAGTCGCCTTAA
- a CDS encoding YHS domain-containing protein codes for MLHQRTRLRSLLTAATLSTCLIAAPPADAQSGTRAPRPAPPAANAGSQSRAAQPPAGGSQSRMAQAKIAMDGYCPVCVIDMKKWVRGTTQFQANYDGKTYLFPGEEQKQMFLADPAKYVPALGGDCTVCSVNMSQRMPGKVQHSALYGGRLYLFPGEEQKEAFRADPTKYANIDLAMNGLCSVCRVEMQKDVPGKPEIATVHQGLRYLFPSDEQRKMFLANPAKYAVPSNAPLN; via the coding sequence ATGCTGCATCAACGCACCCGCCTTCGATCGCTCCTGACCGCCGCCACCCTGTCGACCTGCCTGATTGCCGCCCCGCCAGCCGATGCGCAATCGGGAACGCGAGCCCCTCGCCCTGCCCCGCCGGCAGCGAATGCTGGCAGCCAAAGCCGCGCAGCTCAACCGCCAGCGGGAGGCAGCCAGAGTCGGATGGCACAGGCAAAGATCGCGATGGATGGCTATTGCCCAGTTTGCGTGATCGACATGAAGAAGTGGGTTCGTGGAACGACGCAGTTCCAGGCGAACTACGACGGGAAGACCTATCTGTTCCCTGGCGAAGAGCAGAAGCAGATGTTCCTAGCCGACCCCGCGAAGTACGTCCCCGCGTTGGGCGGCGACTGCACCGTCTGTTCGGTCAACATGTCGCAGCGGATGCCTGGCAAGGTTCAGCACTCGGCCCTCTACGGCGGCCGCTTGTACCTGTTTCCTGGCGAGGAACAAAAAGAGGCATTCCGAGCCGACCCAACAAAATACGCCAACATCGACCTCGCGATGAACGGCCTCTGTTCGGTCTGCCGCGTCGAGATGCAGAAGGATGTGCCTGGAAAGCCGGAGATCGCGACGGTTCACCAAGGCCTGCGGTACCTTTTCCCCAGCGACGAGCAGCGAAAAATGTTCCTCGCCAATCCAGCCAAATACGCCGTTCCCAGCAACGCACCACTCAATTAG
- a CDS encoding VOC family protein, with amino-acid sequence MQIAQKITPFLSFENCAEAAANFYVSVIPNSKIVRVLKHPAEGNVLTVDFELAGMAFVALNTGQPWQFTPAFSMSVGCDSQEEIDRLWSALSEGGAEVQCGWLTDRFGLSWQIVPAQIGQWINDPDPAVGARVLEAVWQMTKLDMNRLQAIYEGK; translated from the coding sequence ATGCAGATTGCACAAAAGATCACTCCGTTTTTATCTTTCGAAAATTGCGCCGAAGCGGCGGCGAACTTTTATGTCTCGGTCATTCCCAATTCGAAAATCGTGCGGGTCTTGAAGCACCCGGCCGAAGGCAATGTGTTGACCGTTGATTTCGAATTGGCCGGGATGGCGTTTGTCGCCCTCAACACCGGACAGCCGTGGCAGTTCACTCCTGCCTTCTCGATGTCGGTGGGGTGCGATTCGCAGGAGGAGATCGATCGGCTGTGGAGCGCTCTGAGCGAAGGCGGCGCTGAGGTACAGTGCGGCTGGCTGACCGATCGGTTTGGCCTCTCTTGGCAGATCGTGCCGGCGCAGATCGGCCAGTGGATCAACGATCCCGATCCGGCGGTCGGCGCTCGTGTGCTCGAAGCGGTTTGGCAGATGACCAAGCTCGACATGAACCGGCTACAAGCGATTTACGAAGGCAAGTGA
- a CDS encoding DUF1559 domain-containing protein has product MKQSRSAFTLVELLVVIAIIGILVGLLLPAVQAAREAARRMQCSNSMKQLGLALHNYHDTHGSFVPRATGTTSGTFQNNGRLNGLIPLMPFYEQGPMYDQIAAGDGTRPPFGGNTWDSWTPWNVAPEMLHCPSDNFSGNQTNHFNYRFSLGDQMGSTRDATSVRGVFAKRDGSRFRDILDGTSNTIAMSERKVNSYSQGTRTGTIRVAEGVTTGVADIQLSPLNCLAETDGTFYLDASVVKGRGGWWLADGQAERAGFNTVLPPNSASCADGTSSSGDSVTSVITPTSNHPGGVMTLRADGSTHFVAETIDTGDLSQPERTSGLSPYGIWGAMGSKAGGEPTAGI; this is encoded by the coding sequence ATGAAACAATCCCGTTCTGCCTTTACACTCGTTGAACTTCTCGTCGTGATCGCGATCATCGGCATCCTGGTCGGCCTGCTGCTACCCGCCGTCCAAGCCGCTCGCGAAGCAGCGCGGCGAATGCAGTGCTCCAACAGCATGAAACAGCTCGGCCTCGCACTGCACAATTACCACGACACCCACGGCAGCTTTGTTCCCCGGGCGACCGGAACGACCAGCGGCACCTTCCAGAACAATGGCCGCTTGAACGGGCTGATTCCATTGATGCCGTTCTATGAACAAGGGCCGATGTACGACCAGATCGCCGCAGGCGATGGCACCAGGCCTCCGTTCGGCGGCAACACCTGGGACTCCTGGACACCGTGGAACGTTGCCCCCGAAATGCTGCACTGCCCCTCGGATAACTTCTCCGGAAACCAAACCAACCACTTCAATTACCGATTCAGTCTCGGCGATCAAATGGGAAGCACCCGCGATGCGACCTCGGTCCGCGGAGTCTTTGCAAAACGGGATGGCAGCCGATTTCGCGACATCCTCGACGGTACCAGCAACACGATCGCGATGAGCGAACGGAAGGTGAACTCCTACAGCCAAGGAACCCGAACCGGAACCATCCGAGTCGCGGAAGGAGTCACCACAGGCGTCGCGGATATCCAACTGAGCCCACTGAACTGCCTGGCCGAGACCGATGGCACGTTCTACCTGGATGCCAGCGTCGTCAAAGGACGCGGCGGATGGTGGCTTGCCGATGGGCAAGCCGAACGGGCCGGCTTCAACACAGTACTGCCCCCCAACTCGGCCAGCTGTGCCGATGGAACCAGCTCTAGCGGCGACAGCGTCACCTCGGTGATCACACCTACCAGCAACCACCCCGGCGGCGTGATGACACTGCGTGCCGACGGCTCCACTCACTTCGTCGCCGAAACGATCGACACCGGCGACCTCAGCCAACCGGAACGAACGAGCGGGCTCAGCCCTTATGGCATCTGGGGTGCCATGGGTAGCAAAGCGGGCGGAGAACCGACTGCGGGAATCTAG
- a CDS encoding anti-sigma factor family protein, which yields MFSCKEITKLVSDSLETKLTLRQRVELWMHLRICRLCAAFRRDVDSLHHRTQQHAAEFDNDPSIAQAKLSPEARQRIKQAIAARND from the coding sequence ATGTTCAGCTGCAAAGAAATCACCAAACTCGTCTCCGATTCGCTTGAAACCAAGCTAACGCTTCGGCAGCGGGTCGAGCTGTGGATGCATCTGCGGATCTGTCGGCTGTGCGCCGCATTCCGGCGCGACGTCGATTCGCTGCATCACCGCACCCAACAGCACGCGGCAGAATTCGACAACGATCCCAGCATCGCACAAGCGAAGCTCTCTCCAGAAGCTCGCCAGCGGATCAAGCAAGCGATCGCAGCCCGCAACGACTGA
- a CDS encoding HD domain-containing protein has product MASPKLRHAIAWEAARLLYDHEESEYYRAKLKAARRVQKSWVKPADLPSNAEIRDQVQMMARMHEGDLGHSQRLHKMRLRALWWMRQLQAFHPYLIGSVLTGHVRDGSDIDIHVFASNPQSILMHVEETGSGCQMERKRIRKDGEERVFTHIHVRDEFPVELTVYHPSLIGHRFKSSITGKAIERATLSQLQQLIEREHGQAIDQQDHVLEEAECQVDRFQLYESLLWPLENVKQNLKYHPEGDALYHSLQVFEHARDEMPYDEDFLLAALLHDVGKAIDPQDHVAAGLEALDGFIQPRTAWLIEHHMLAHQLRDRTLGVRARRRLVEHPWHDDLVALSDADRRGRQQGVEVDDVGDALDYIRSLETMFG; this is encoded by the coding sequence ATGGCATCACCCAAATTGCGTCATGCAATCGCTTGGGAAGCAGCTCGGCTGCTGTACGATCACGAAGAATCCGAATACTACCGAGCCAAGCTGAAGGCGGCGCGGCGGGTTCAAAAATCTTGGGTCAAACCGGCCGATCTCCCGAGTAATGCGGAGATCCGGGACCAGGTTCAGATGATGGCGCGGATGCATGAAGGGGATCTTGGGCATTCCCAGCGGCTGCACAAAATGAGGCTGCGCGCTCTTTGGTGGATGCGTCAGTTGCAGGCGTTCCATCCCTATCTGATCGGCAGCGTTCTGACCGGGCACGTCCGCGATGGTTCGGACATCGACATCCATGTCTTCGCCAGCAACCCGCAGTCGATCTTGATGCACGTCGAAGAGACGGGGAGCGGTTGCCAGATGGAGCGTAAGCGGATTCGTAAGGATGGCGAAGAACGTGTCTTTACCCACATTCATGTCCGCGATGAATTTCCGGTCGAACTGACAGTCTACCATCCCTCGTTGATCGGACATCGATTCAAGAGTTCGATCACTGGGAAGGCGATCGAACGCGCGACGCTATCGCAACTGCAGCAGTTGATCGAACGGGAACACGGTCAGGCGATCGATCAGCAGGATCACGTGTTGGAAGAAGCCGAATGCCAAGTCGATCGGTTTCAATTGTACGAGTCGTTGCTGTGGCCTCTGGAAAACGTCAAGCAAAACCTGAAATATCATCCCGAGGGAGATGCACTTTATCACAGCTTGCAAGTCTTCGAACACGCGCGCGACGAGATGCCCTACGACGAGGACTTCCTATTGGCGGCGCTACTGCACGACGTCGGCAAGGCGATCGATCCGCAGGACCATGTCGCTGCGGGGCTCGAAGCGCTCGATGGATTCATCCAACCGCGAACCGCTTGGTTGATCGAACATCATATGCTGGCGCACCAGTTGCGTGATCGAACACTGGGCGTCCGAGCCCGTCGACGACTGGTGGAACATCCCTGGCACGACGACTTGGTGGCGCTCTCGGATGCCGATCGGCGGGGACGTCAGCAGGGAGTGGAGGTGGATGATGTCGGCGATGCGCTCGACTATATCCGCAGCCTCGAAACGATGTTTGGTTAA
- a CDS encoding carboxypeptidase-like regulatory domain-containing protein: MNLKKLANNSAAITATFALAMMTGCGSSGLPEDAAAVEGVVTYQGSPVADAVVTFRSQTGFSAVGKTAPDGRYQLSSASIPGGTKIGDYQVTVVKREKLDNAMLTEDDPNYTGQQQQTAPQKPKYLVPERYSRPTTSGLEATVATGPNEINFDLTD; the protein is encoded by the coding sequence ATGAATTTAAAAAAATTAGCAAATAACAGCGCAGCGATCACCGCGACCTTCGCACTAGCGATGATGACAGGCTGTGGATCCAGCGGCCTCCCCGAAGATGCAGCTGCCGTCGAAGGCGTGGTCACCTATCAAGGCAGCCCCGTTGCCGACGCGGTGGTCACCTTTCGCTCCCAGACGGGCTTCAGCGCCGTTGGCAAGACCGCCCCAGACGGCCGCTACCAATTGAGTTCGGCCAGCATCCCGGGAGGAACAAAAATTGGCGATTATCAAGTGACCGTCGTCAAACGCGAAAAGCTCGACAACGCGATGCTGACAGAGGACGACCCGAACTACACAGGCCAACAACAACAGACTGCTCCACAGAAACCAAAGTACTTGGTCCCCGAACGCTACAGCCGTCCCACTACCAGCGGCCTCGAAGCGACCGTTGCCACCGGCCCCAACGAAATCAATTTCGATTTGACGGATTGA
- a CDS encoding Crp/Fnr family transcriptional regulator, producing MPNKMWHLKNCDLFARLMPEQIERLEMRSRSRSFRARSPIYLPSEKADSVFLLTKGLVKVCNHTPDGKQSILAFVEPGELFGELALFADAAREEYVEAVEAATVVMIPAVELQELMSQHGGVAFAITKMIGLRRSRIERRLKNLLFLSNRDRLIHLLLDLAEQFGAVADDGIRLRINLAHQEIANLLGSTRETVTILLGQLRAEGFIHVGRRKIVLTDPQRLSQTVHRKIPYQLLT from the coding sequence ATGCCCAACAAAATGTGGCACCTGAAAAACTGTGACCTCTTCGCTCGGCTGATGCCAGAACAGATCGAGCGGCTCGAAATGCGAAGCCGCTCCCGTTCGTTTCGAGCCCGCAGCCCGATCTACCTTCCCAGCGAGAAAGCGGACAGCGTGTTCCTGCTGACCAAGGGATTGGTCAAAGTTTGCAACCACACCCCCGATGGCAAGCAATCGATTTTGGCGTTTGTGGAGCCAGGGGAACTGTTTGGCGAGCTGGCTTTGTTTGCCGATGCGGCGCGCGAGGAATACGTCGAAGCGGTCGAGGCGGCGACGGTGGTGATGATTCCTGCGGTCGAACTGCAAGAACTGATGTCGCAGCACGGCGGCGTCGCGTTTGCCATCACAAAAATGATCGGCTTGCGGCGCAGCCGAATCGAACGCCGCTTAAAGAACTTGTTATTCCTATCCAACCGCGATCGGCTGATCCATCTGCTCCTCGACCTCGCCGAACAATTTGGGGCGGTCGCCGACGATGGGATCCGGCTGCGGATCAACCTCGCCCACCAGGAGATCGCCAATCTCCTAGGCAGCACGCGAGAAACCGTCACGATCCTGCTGGGCCAACTGCGTGCCGAAGGTTTCATCCACGTCGGCCGCCGCAAGATCGTACTGACCGACCCGCAGCGACTCTCGCAAACCGTGCATCGCAAAATCCCCTACCAACTGCTCACCTAG